One stretch of Caloenas nicobarica isolate bCalNic1 chromosome 2, bCalNic1.hap1, whole genome shotgun sequence DNA includes these proteins:
- the LOC135986208 gene encoding oocyte zinc finger protein XlCOF6-like isoform X2, protein MQQDAVTFKDVAIYFSPEEWVRLSAWQRELYQEVMLDNYELVTSLDRESKLLYKMEPEEESSEGVPNGGGDSGALDNSSTSACGGTPGEDPSEDDDRGRWVPRASPAGAAEELGYPLLCSGWCDTGLGAWARDAPRELPGWEREEQPLEVSGGRGLLICSTCGQNFEDEAGLSAHQRQHPCPAPSHQCGACGKAFRHRCNLLTHKKHRARRRHTCTECGRTFCLRGDLLRHRASHGGEGRHVCALCGDSFRHKRDLQAHGKEHAGHVPHECPECQKRFEDEASLSRHRATHCEERPFLCGRCGRSFSWRESLVIHQRSHAQERAHTCPDCGRSFSRSGNLLVHQRVHTGERPFACAQCDKAFCNKANLITHKKLHRRCRTFVCTQCRLGFSSRSKLRLHLRVHAAERPFTCSECGKSFQHRGNLITHLRVHTGERPFACTVCGKSFSQKGDLMRHQRIHTGEKPFECTVCGKSFCSKQTFILHQRIHTGEKPFTCTECGKSFNRKANFITHQKIHRGERPFICAECGKGFCAKKTFILHQKIHIGDRPFGCSECGKSFSRNGDLTRHQRIHTGERPFACTDCGKSFSHNGELIKHQRIHTGEKPFTCTECGKSFNRKGTLITHQRIHTGERPFVCPECGKTFNLKTTLMKHKRIHTGERPFTCLECGKSFKYKGNLRTHHLTHTVERVYPCTECGEIFRHKKELLVHQGAHTEERILSCYREGESFSAFLPVHPLLMSRTQLPLPLEALSKCK, encoded by the exons ATGCAGCAG GATGCGGTGACCTTCAAGGACGTGGCCATCTACTTCTCCCCCGAGGAGTGGGTCAGGCTGTCGGCGTGGCAGCGGGAGCTCTACCAGGAGGTGATGCTGGACAACTATGAGCTGGTCACCAGCCTGG ATCGCGAGTCCAAGCTCCTCTACAAAATGGAGCCAGAGGAGGAGTCGTCCGAGGGGGTCCCTAACGGCGGGGGGGACAGCGGAGCTCTGGACAACTCCAGCACCT CTGCCTGTGGCGGGACCCCCGGCGAGGACCCGTCTGAGGACGACGACCGAGGACGCTGGGTCCCGCGTGCGTCGCCAGCCGGGGCGGCCGAGGAGTTGGGGTACCCGCTGCTCTGCTCCGGCTGGTGCGACACGGGGCTGGGGGCCTGGGCCAGGGACGCCCCCCGCGAGCTACCGGGCTGGGAGCgggaggagcagcccctggaggtgtcggggggccgggggctgctcatCTGCAGCACCTGCGGGCAGAACTTCGAGGACGAGGCCGGGCTGAGTGCGCACCAGCGCCAGCACCCGTGCCCGGCGCCCTCCCACCAGTGCGGCGCCTGCGGGAAGGCGTTCCGGCACCGCTGCAACCTCCTGACACACAAGAAGCACCGGGCCCGGCGCCGGCACACGTGCACGGAGTGCGGCAGGACCTTCTGCCTGCGGGGAGACCTGCTGCGGCACCGGGCGAGCCACGGCGGCGAGGGCCGGCACGTCTGCGCGCTCTGCGGGGACAGCTTCCGCCACAAGCGTGACCTGCAGGCGCATGGCAAGGAGCACGCCGGCCACGTGCCCCACGAGTGCCCGGAGTGCCAGAAGCGCTTTGAGGACGAGGCCAGCCTGAGCCGGCACCGCGCCACGCACTGCGAGGAGCGGCCCTTCCTGTGCGGGCGCTGCGGGCGCAGCTTCAGCTGGCGGGAGAGCCTGGTCATCCACCAGCGCAGCCACGCGCAGGAGCGCGCCCACACCTGCCCCGACTGCGGCCGCAGCTTCAGCCGCAGCGGGAACCTGCTGGTGCACCAGCGTGTGCACACGGGCGAGCGGCCCTTCGCCTGCGCCCAGTGCGACAAGGCCTTCTGCAACAAGGCCAACCTCATCACGCACAAGAAGCTGCACCGGCGCTGCAGGACCTTCGTCTGCACGCAGTGCCGCCTGGGCTTCAGCTCCCGCAGCAAACTGCGGCTGCACCTGCGGGT CCACGCGGCCGAGCGTCCCTTCACCTGCAGCGAGTGCGGGAAGAGCTTCCAGCACCGGGGGAACCTCATCACCCACCTGCGGGTGCACACGGGGGAGCGGCCCTTCGCCTGCACCGTctgcggcaagagcttcagcCAGAAGGGCGACCTGATGCggcaccagcgcatccacaccggCGAGAAGCCCTTCGAGTGCACTGTCTGCGGCAAGAGCTTCTGCTCCAAGCAGACCTTCATCCtgcaccagcgcatccacaccggtgagaagcccttcacctgcaccGAGTGCGGCAAGAGCTTCAACCGCAAGGCCAACTTCATCACCCACCAGAAGATCCACCGTGGTGAGCGCCCCTTCATCTGCGCCGAGTGCGGCAAAGGCTTCTGCGCCAAGAAGACCTTCATCCTCCACCAGAAGATCCACATCGGCGACCGGCCCTTCGGCTGCTCCGAGtgcggcaagagcttcagcCGCAACGGTGACCTGACGCggcaccagcgcatccacaccggGGAGCGCCCCTTCGCCTGCACCGActgcggcaagagcttcagcCACAACGGCGAGCTGATCAagcaccagcgcatccacaccggcgagaagcccttcacctgcaccgagtgtggcaagagcttcaaCCGCAAGGGCACCCTCATCAcccaccagcgcatccacaccggGGAGCGCCCCTTTGTCTGCCCCGAGTGTGGCAAGACCTTCAACCTGAAGACCACGCTGATGAAGCACAAGCGCATCCACACTGGCGAGCGGCCCTTCACCTGTCTGGAGTGCGGCAAGAGCTTCAAGTACAAGGGCAACCTCCGGACCCACCACCTCACGCACACGGTGGAGCGGGTCTACCCCTGCACTGAGTGTGGCGAGATCTTCAGGCACAagaaggagctgctggtgcaccAGGGCGCGCACACCGAGGAGAGGATCCTCTCCTGCTACCGGGAGGGAGAGTCCTTCAGCGCCTTCCTCCCCGTGCACCCACTGCTCATGTCCCGCACGCAGCTCCCGCTGCCGCTGGAAGCCTTGTCCAAGTGCAAGTAG
- the AOC1 gene encoding diamine oxidase [copper-containing], whose amino-acid sequence MWLLRLAWALAMLGIAAGSSPSPGSAAPPLDKASIFADLSPAELRAVRTFLLNRPELGLSPSRGEPLAKNTLFLVELLPPKKRLALRYLDQGGPRPRRQARAVVFFAGQAEPNVTEFIVGPLPRPSSYRPLRFKGGRTIPFTSRPITQLEYELLHRTLLVALEPLQPLLRNTTGFGYHNGSQGSLTFSDIAPRGLAPGERRSWLVLQRFVEGFFLHPVGLEVLVDHRDPDPRRWAVQQLWYNGQYFSSPRELAERYEQGTLALAHLAELPSQQLFSSYEPRGRFTTGTPTDVHGAKVCEPQGRRYRLRGNQLEYGGWSLAFRLRSSAGLQLFDLRFNGERLAYEVSVQEAIAFYGGHTPAAMQTKYMDAGWGMGSVTYELARGIDCPEAATYLDAHHLYDADGPVRFSSAICIFELPTGVPLRRHFDSDFQGGFHFYAGLEGQALVLRTTSTVYNYDYIWDFLFYPNGVMEAKVHATGFIHATFYTPQGRRYGSRVHSHVLGNLHTHLVHYKVDLDIAGTGNSFETMDVRFENISNPWSPGARVVQPWLHRQPRRSERQAAFPFGTALPRYLLFYNPHRHNRWGHPRSYRIQHSSHARRVLPRGWQEEKGVSWGRYHLAVTRHHENERSSSSIYTQNDPWEPLVSFEGFIHDNETIEDQDLVAWVTVGFLHVPHAEDIPNTATPGNAVGFFLRPFNFFDEDPSVASRSPVIVRPLDPPTFSRLQIQRWTPASPGPCVAPGPFTYNGTYWQE is encoded by the exons ATGTGGCTGCTCCGGCTCGCCTGGGCGCTGGCCATGCTGGGCATCGCAGccggctccagccccagccccggctccgCTGCACCCCCTCTGGACAAGGCCTCCATCTTTGCCGACCTGTCCCCGGCGGAGCTGCGTGCCGTGCGGACCTTCCTGCTGAACCGCCCCGAGCTGGGACTGTCCCCGAGCCGCGGGGAGCCCCTGGCCAAGAACACCCTGTTCCtggtggagctgctgccccccaaGAAGCGGCTGGCCCTGCGCTACCTGGACCAGGGAggcccccggccccggcgccaGGCTCGGGCCGTTGTCTTCTTCGcggggcaggcagagcccaACGTCACCGAATTCATCGTGGGGCCCCTGCCCCGGCCCAGCTCCTACCGGCCCCTGCGCTTCAAGGGGGGTCGCACCATCCCCTTCACCTCCCGGCCCATCACCCAGCTGGAGTACGAGCTGCTGCACCGCACGCTGCTGGTGGCCCTGGAGCcgctgcagccgctgctgcGCAACACCACTGGCTTCGGGTACCACAACGGCTCCCAGGGCTCCCTGACTTTCTCGGACATTGCGCCGCGGGGGCTGGCGCCCGGCGAGCGCCGCAgctggctggtgctgcagcgCTTTGTGGAGGGCTTCTTCCTGCACCCCGtggggctggaggtgctggtggacCACCGGGACCCCGACCCGCGGCGCTGggcagtgcagcagctctggtaCAACGGGCAGTACTTCTCCAGCCCGCGGGAGCTGGCCGAGCGCTACGAGCAGGGGACGCTGGCGCTGGCCCACCTGGCCgagctgccctcccagcagctcTTCTCCAGCTACGAGCCCCGCGGGCGCTTCACCACCGGCACCCCCACCGACGTGCATGGGGCCAAGGTGTGCGAGCCGCAGGGCCGGCGGTACCGGCTGCGCGGCAACCAGCTGGAGTACGGGGGCTGGAGCCTGGCCTTCCGCCTGCGCTCCTCCGCCGGGCTCCAGCTCTTCGACCTGCGCTTCAACGGGGAGCGCCTGGCCTACGAGGTGAGCGTGCAGGAGGCCATCGCCTTCTACGGGGGCCACACGCCGGCCGCCATGCAGACCAAGTACATGGACGCCGGCTGGGGCATGGGCTCCGTCACCTACGAGCTGGCCCGCGGCATCGACTGCCCCGAGGCGGCCACCTACCTGGACGCCCACCACCTCTATGACGCCGACGGGCCCGTGCGCTTCTCCAGCGCCATCTGCATCTTCGAGCTGCCCACGGGTGTCCCGCTCCGCCGCCACTTCGACAGTGACTTCCAGGGGGGGTTCCACTTCTACGcggggctggaggggcaggcgctggtCCTGCGCACCACCTCCACCGTCTACAACTACGACTACATCTGGGATTTCCTCTTCTACCCCAACGGCGTGATGGAGGCCAAGGTCCACGCCACTGGCTTCATCCATGCCACCTTCTACACGCCACAGGGCCGGCGCTACGGCAGCCGCGTCCACAGCCACGTCCTGGGCAACCTCCACACCCACCTGGTGCACTACAAGGTGGACCTGGACATCGCAG GCACCGGCAACAGCTTCGAGACGATGGACGTGCGCTTCGAGAACATCTCCAACCCCTGGAGCCCGGGCGCCCGCGTGGTGCAGCCTTGGCTGCACCGGCAGCCACGCCGCAGTGAGCGCCAGGCCGCCTTCCCCTTCGGCACGGCGCTGCCGCGCTACCTGCTCTTCTACAACCCACACCGGCACAACCGCTGGGGCCACCCACGCAGCTACCgcatccagcacagctcccaTGCCAGGCGGGTGCTGCCGCGTggctggcaggaggagaagggcGTCTCCTGGGGCAG GTACCACCTGGCCGTGACGCGGCACCACGAGAACgagcgcagcagcagcagcatctacACCCAGAACGACCCCTGGGAGCCCCTCGTCAGCTTCGAGGGCTTCATCCATGACAACGAGACCATCGAGGACCAG GACCTGGTGGCCTGGGTGACCGTGGGGTTCCTGCACGTCCCACACGCCGAGGACATCCCCAACACGGCCACCCCTGGCAACGCCGTCGGCTTCTTCTTGCGTCCCTTCAACTTCTTCGACGAGGACCCCTCGGTGGCCTCGCGCAGCCCCGTCATCGTGCGCCCGCTGGACCCCCCCACCTTTTCCCGGCTGCAGATCCAGCGCTGGACACCCGCCAGCCCTGGCCCCTGCGTCGCCCCGGGGCCCTTCACCTACAATGGCACCTACTGGCAGGAGTGA
- the LOC135986208 gene encoding zinc finger protein OZF-like isoform X1 codes for MECEEKPFRGDPQDTRLGGTPDTGGTGKGCAGVKCEIVVKTELEDASYIGCPEGLDATVPSVPSDPSTGDTKPELIVKVELEEEPSIGCPQGLGDPGAPGHHIATGGGGARCPKEDPDEVKPEAAELAQGLGAALGRCRRPRPHLSQWTVRQPQGTVLELWHSPAAPEGLPAITEPQGLCLETGTAPAVPAGSVGQSPRSARGAGGTAAPGAEPARRPRSHAAERPFTCSECGKSFQHRGNLITHLRVHTGERPFACTVCGKSFSQKGDLMRHQRIHTGEKPFECTVCGKSFCSKQTFILHQRIHTGEKPFTCTECGKSFNRKANFITHQKIHRGERPFICAECGKGFCAKKTFILHQKIHIGDRPFGCSECGKSFSRNGDLTRHQRIHTGERPFACTDCGKSFSHNGELIKHQRIHTGEKPFTCTECGKSFNRKGTLITHQRIHTGERPFVCPECGKTFNLKTTLMKHKRIHTGERPFTCLECGKSFKYKGNLRTHHLTHTVERVYPCTECGEIFRHKKELLVHQGAHTEERILSCYREGESFSAFLPVHPLLMSRTQLPLPLEALSKCK; via the exons ATGGAGTGTGAGGAGAAGCCGTTTAGGGGGGATCCCCAGGACACCAGGCTCGGGGGGACGCCTGACACCGGTGGCACAG gaAAGGGCTGTGCTGGCGTGAAGTGCGAGATCGTGgtgaaaacagagctggaggATGCGTCCTACATTGGGTGTCCCGAGGGCCTGGATGCCAccgtccccagtgtccccagtgaccCGAGCACTG gtgaCACCAAGCCCGAGCTCATTGTGAaggtggagctggaggaggaaccGTCCATTGGGTGTCCACAAGGTCTGGGTGACCCAGGAGCTCCTGGCCACCACATTGCCACAG gtggtggtggtgcgCGGTGTCCCAAGGAGGATCCGGACGAGGTGAAACCGGAGGCGGCTGAGCTggcgcaggggctgggggctgccctggggaggtgcCGCAGGCCCAGGCCCCACCTCAGCCAGTGGACGGTGCGGCAGCCGCAGGGCACCGTGCTCGAGCTCTGGCACAGCCCGGCAGCGCCCGAGGGTCTGCCGGCCATCACTGAACCCCAagggctctgcctggagacgGGCACAGCTCCGGCAGTGCCAGCGGGCAGCGTGGGGCAGAGCCCCCGCTCTGCACGTGGGGCAGGCGGCACCGCGGCCCCCGGAGCTGAGCCGGCACGGCGTCCCCGCAGCCACGCGGCCGAGCGTCCCTTCACCTGCAGCGAGTGCGGGAAGAGCTTCCAGCACCGGGGGAACCTCATCACCCACCTGCGGGTGCACACGGGGGAGCGGCCCTTCGCCTGCACCGTctgcggcaagagcttcagcCAGAAGGGCGACCTGATGCggcaccagcgcatccacaccggCGAGAAGCCCTTCGAGTGCACTGTCTGCGGCAAGAGCTTCTGCTCCAAGCAGACCTTCATCCtgcaccagcgcatccacaccggtgagaagcccttcacctgcaccGAGTGCGGCAAGAGCTTCAACCGCAAGGCCAACTTCATCACCCACCAGAAGATCCACCGTGGTGAGCGCCCCTTCATCTGCGCCGAGTGCGGCAAAGGCTTCTGCGCCAAGAAGACCTTCATCCTCCACCAGAAGATCCACATCGGCGACCGGCCCTTCGGCTGCTCCGAGtgcggcaagagcttcagcCGCAACGGTGACCTGACGCggcaccagcgcatccacaccggGGAGCGCCCCTTCGCCTGCACCGActgcggcaagagcttcagcCACAACGGCGAGCTGATCAagcaccagcgcatccacaccggcgagaagcccttcacctgcaccgagtgtggcaagagcttcaaCCGCAAGGGCACCCTCATCAcccaccagcgcatccacaccggGGAGCGCCCCTTTGTCTGCCCCGAGTGTGGCAAGACCTTCAACCTGAAGACCACGCTGATGAAGCACAAGCGCATCCACACTGGCGAGCGGCCCTTCACCTGTCTGGAGTGCGGCAAGAGCTTCAAGTACAAGGGCAACCTCCGGACCCACCACCTCACGCACACGGTGGAGCGGGTCTACCCCTGCACTGAGTGTGGCGAGATCTTCAGGCACAagaaggagctgctggtgcaccAGGGCGCGCACACCGAGGAGAGGATCCTCTCCTGCTACCGGGAGGGAGAGTCCTTCAGCGCCTTCCTCCCCGTGCACCCACTGCTCATGTCCCGCACGCAGCTCCCGCTGCCGCTGGAAGCCTTGTCCAAGTGCAAGTAG